In Aegilops tauschii subsp. strangulata cultivar AL8/78 chromosome 3, Aet v6.0, whole genome shotgun sequence, one genomic interval encodes:
- the LOC109741696 gene encoding putative disease resistance RPP13-like protein 1, translating to MVGVGEMIASAVVKQVTSRLIKIAGDEIALQWKFKGDVDKMVEKMKDLEAVMHDADNKVSQGGDVGKEVGRWLLKLKSVAYDVEDLLDDLDTKNNEAKLKAFFSRDNPAYRWITRPHNLLDVRKRIEEIENDSRAFKLVPQEKVERSRKNETFAPSSDRGTSTGMQGRSAEKDKLVNLILRSEANVDISIIPIVGLGGIGKTTLAQSVFADKRVDIFDIQAWVHVSEKFDLLQIMSAIIKSVDANINLDNITLQYLQDCLQDKLADKKYLIVLDDFWEEGGDNLEKLKLMLQHGSSGSRIIVTTRNQTVVKKMKTGVLAHKRLILPVHESDQINLDFLSTNDCWELIKIRAFEPDDDPTPLKQIGYEIAGKCGGLPLVANAFGHVMSEHKSIKAWQDIKVRMVNLGLRSECQNDTLESLKLSYYYMKREFKICFAYLAAFPKGFLIDTNRLIQQWNALGYIHSEYDGESCINYLLGMSFLQISGHPTDNLSPVHAKASQKLIMHDLVHDLALVIAADEFLVLDARGTGPRSWKKEIHCRHAELIQYQNQSKVFDCLPKKLRSLHIRDLHEWQLPPKAFSGSKYMRVLDLACAARKLSQGQSASSKIMLPHSIEKLKLLRYLDATGLQITSLSKSTSTLQNMETLIMSNCSLETLPDNICSLHKLCYLDLSGNRSLDKLPTSLGKLSKLSFLNFSGCSVLQVLPKSICELACLEHLDISDCCVIQNLPDKFGSLLQLIFLDLSGCFMLQELPESIWQLTCLQHLDMSECRAIRKLPDKFGSLLQLIFLNLSGCFMLQELPESICQLTCLQHLDMSECRAIQNLPYKFGSLPTLIFLNMSGCSKITKLPDNLILQSLEHMNLSNCHELENLPKDFGNLQRLEFLSLSDCYKVSLLPESFCQLNHLKFLDLSDCHELMELPECFSHLVELDSLNLTSCCKLQVLPESFCKLSKLRYLSLSYCMRLDKLLPSFGDLKLQSLDISCTESLNALPDSIDEMTSLTRFEARQGAPDVIARVEEIKKHLIISGEIEHVVQQRENKGCSSIVELADLTCYALDVQELQNVKHPEDAERAKLRDKSDLRQLTLRWGTNGGQGKSVLEKLTPRVENGPLVPVRKSL from the exons CTCAAGGCATTCTTTTCCCGGGACAATCCAGCCTACCGGTGGATAACCAGACCCCACAATTTGCTGGATGTGAGGAAGAGAATAGAAGAAATAGAAAATGACAGCAGGGCGTTCAAACTGGTTCCTCAAGAGAAGGTAGAAAGGAGCAGAAAAAATGAGACTTTTGCACCCAGCAGCGATAGAGGCACGTCAACTGGAATGCAAGGGAGGAGTGCAGAAAAGGATAAATTAGTAAACCTGATATTGAGAAGTGAAGCTAATGTGGATATCTCTATCATTCCAATTGTGGGGCTTGGTGGTATAGGGAAGACAACATTGGCCCAATCAGTATTTGCAGACAAGAGGGTAGACATCTTCGACATCCAAGCCTGGGTTCATGTATCTGAAAAGTTTGATTTACTCCAAATTATGAGCGCCATCATCAAAAGCGTAGATGCCAATATCAACCTTGACAACATTACTTTGCAGTATCTACAGGATTGTCTTCAAGACAAACTTGCTGATAAAAAGTACCTGATTGTTTTGGATGATTTCTGGGAAGAAGGGGGAGATAACCTGGAAAAGCTGAAGCTGATGTTACAACATGGCTCCAGCGGTAGCAGGATTATAGTTACTACGCGTAACCAAACTGTAGTGAAAAAAATGAAGACTGGTGTTCTTGCACATAAAAGGCTGATTCTCCCTGTGCACGAGTCTGACCAAATCAATCTGGATTTTCTGTCAACCAATGACTGCTGGGAACTAATAAAGATAAGAGCATTTGAGCCTGATGATGACCCGACTCCCTTGAAACAAATTGGATATGAAATTGCAGGAAAATGTGGAGGTCTACCGCTCGTGGCAAATGCTTTTGGGCATGTAATGTCAGAGCACAAGTCCATCAAGGCATGGCAAGACATAAAAGTGAGGATGGTTAATTTGGGTTTGAGAAGCGAATGTCAAAATGACACATTAGAGTCCCTCAAGTTGAGCTATTACTATATGAAGCGGGAGTTCAAAATTTGTTTTGCATATTTGGCGGCATTTCCAAAGGGCTTCCTTATAGACACCAACCGTCTGATCCAGCAATGGAATGCTCTTGGATACATCCATTCAGAATATGATGGTGAAAGCTGCATCAACTACCTTCTTGGGATGTCTTTTCTTCAGATTTCTGGACATCCTACG GATAATCTAAGTCCAGTGCATGCCAAGGCTTCTCAGAAGCTTATCATGCATGATTTGGTACATGATCTTGCCTTAGTAATTGCTGCTGATGAATTCCTTGTTCTCGATGCTCGTGGTACtgggccaaggagttggaaaaaGGAAATTCATTGCCGACATGCAGAGTTGATACAGTACCAGAATCAATCCAAGGTTTTTGATTGTCTGCCAAAAAAACTTAGATCCCTCCACATTAGAGATTTGCATGAATGGCAACTTCCTCCAAAGGCATTTTCTGGTTCCAAGTACATGCGTGTCTTGGACCTAGCATGTGCTGCACGGAAACTCTCTCAAGGGCAATCTGCGTCAAGCAAAATCATGCTGCCACATTCCATAGAAAAACTGAAGCTACTTAGGTACCTTGATGCCACGGGATTGCAAATTACTTCACTTTCTAAGTCTACGTCTACACTTCAGAATATGGAAACTCTGATTATGTCCAATTGCTCACTTGAAACCTTGCCTGACAATATCTGTAGCCTCCACAAACTTTGTTATCTGGACCTATCCGGTAATAGAAGCCTTGATAAGCTACCTACCTCATTGGGTAAGCTCTCTAAACTCTCTTTCCTCAACTTTTCTGGGTGTTCCGTCCTCCAAGTTTTGCCTAAATCCATCTGTGAGCTGGCATGTTTAGAACACCTAGATATATCAGATTGCTGTGTCATTCAAAATCTCCCTGATAAATTTGGTAGCCTTCTACAACTCATATTCCTAGACTTATCAGGGTGTTTCATGCTCCAAGAGTTGCCTGAATCCATCTGGCAGCTGACATGTTTACAACACCTAGATATGTCGGAGTGCCGTGCCATTCGAAAACTCCCTGATAAATTTGGTAGCCTTCTACAACTCATATTCCTAAACTTGTCAGGGTGTTTCATGCTCCAAGAGTTGCCGGAATCCATCTGCCAGCTGACATGTTTACAACACCTAGATATGTCAGAGTGTCGTGCCATTCAAAATCTCCCTTATAAATTTGGTAGCCTTCCAACACTCATATTCCTAAACATGTCAGGTTGTTCTAAGATAACCAAACTACCTGACAATCTTATACTTCAGTCTTTAGAGCATATgaacctatcaaattgccatgagCTAGAGAACCTGCCAAAAGATTTTGGCAACCTTCAAAGGCTTGAGTTCTTGAGCCTTTCTGATTGCTACAAGGTTTCATTGCTGCCAGAATCATTTTGCCAACTTAATCATCTAAAATTCTTAGATCTTTCAGACTGCCATGAGCTCATGGAACTCCCTGAATGTTTTAGTCACCTTGTTGAGCTTGACTCTTTGAACCTAACAAGTTGTTGCAAGTTGCAAGTACTGCCCGAGTCATTCTGCAAGTTGTCTAAGCTGCGGTACCTCAGTTTGTCTTATTGTATGAGGCTTGATAAGCTCCTACCCTCGTTCGGTGACCTTAAGCTTCAATCATTGGACATATCTTGTACAGAATCTCTCAATGCCTTGCCAGATAGCATTGATGAAATGACAAGTCTCACTCGATTTGAGGCCAGGCAAGGAGCTCCTGATGTGATCGCACGTGTTGAGGAAATTAAAAAGCATCTTATTATTTCAGGAGAAATAGAACATGTTGTACAACAGAGAGAAAATAAAGGATGCAGCAGTATAGTGGAACTTGCAGATTTAACTTGTTATGCGTTGGATGTTCAAGAGCTTCAGAATGTCAAGCATCCAGAAGACGCGGAGAGAGCAAAGTTGCGTGATAAATCAGATCTGAGGCAACTAACTCTTCGCTGGGGAACCAACGGAGGCCAGGGTAAATCTGTGTTGGAGAAGCTCACACCACGGGTAgaaaatgggcctttagtcccggttcgcaaaagcctttag